DNA sequence from the Peptoniphilus sp. GNH genome:
TCCTACGGAAAAAAACAAATCCTCTATGATGTAAATATAGATATCGAAGCTGGTGACATCTACGGATTTATTGGCAAAAATGGTGCTGGCAAGACTACAACTATAAAATGTGTAGTTGGTTTAAATGATTATAAGAAAGGCGAGATTTATGTAAATGGCATAAATATAAAAACAGACCCCTTAAAGGCGAAAAGTGTAATGGCTTATATCCCTGATAACCCCGAACTTTATGAGTTTATGAGGGGAACTGAATATCTAAACTTCATAGCCAATGTCTATGATTTGTCCGAAGAAAAACGCAAGTCCAATATAGAAAAATACTTGAAAATTTTTGATCTCGAAGATGCCATCAAAGATTTTATCTCGTCATATTCTCACGGTATGAAACAAAAGCTTGCTCTTATAGCTGCTCTTATGCATGAGCCCAAACTTCTAATTCTAGATGAGCCTTTTGTCGGTCTAGACCCTACTGCCACTCACTACTTAAAAGAAGAATTTAAGGAGATGGTAAAATCTGGTGCAGCCATATTTTTCTCTACCCATGTTCTGGAAGTGGCTCAAAGCCTTTGCAATAAAATATCCATATTAAAAGACGGAAGGATCATTGCCCAAGGCGATACCAAAGAGGTCACAGAAAAAGCCTCCCTAGAAGACATATTCATGGAGTTGATGAAAAATGAGATTTGACAAACTGATGCTCCTTTTTAAAATGGAGATGAAAAAGGACCTACTTAATGGCACGATAAAAAAGAAAAAAGCTACAAAATTGTGGGGACTAATTCTCGGTTTTATAATCCTGGAATTTTATGTTATCTTAGGCTCTGTTGCAGGATCAAAAAATCCCGATCTCACCATGAAAATTTTTTCTTTTTTGACTGTGCTTATGATTCTTGTGGGCGTATTTATGACAGGTCTTACTAGTCTTTTTGGACAAAGCGAAATCAACATCCTCGTACCTCTTCCTTTTAGCAATAAGGAACTCGTCTGGTCCAAGCTTCTTGGTCTACTTGTTTCTAATTTTATTACCGTACTTACTTTTATGGCATTTCCTATAATTTATATATTTATAGTCAAAGGTCACAATGTAGTCGGAGGAATTTTGGGGCTTGTCACTCTTATATTTTTCCATTGGATTCCCTTGGTTGTAAGTTTTCTAATAGCTACAATTTTTGGAAAATATGTAAAATTCAAATACAAATCCCAACTGCTGTCTGGACTTTTAGGCGTTATTCTTGTCATTGTTTATCTTGGCATTTATGTCTTTAAGAAGGCACTGGCTACGAGTCTACCGCTTCTAATAGAAAAGTTTCAAATTGCTGCAAAAATTTTGACGCCTCAAAATATTTTATTTCAAAAAATTCTTCTTCAGGCTTCATTTGCAAGCTTTTTTATATTTATAGCTATCTCGATTGTCATTGCCGGATTTATCATGACCTATGTCGCAAAAAATTATTTTGCCATCTATGAAAATTTAAAATCGGGCGGATCGAAATCTTCTAAAAAAGAAAGAGCTTACAAGAATAAGGGCTACAAGGCTGAGTCCAAATTTATGGCAAACTACAAAAAGGAATGGAGGCTATATCTTTCTTATCCAGTCTACTTTTCAAACACTATAATCCCCTCTTTCGCAGTTCTTGCTGGTGGCATAGTGATTTGGCTTGTAGATGCTAAGGGCATAGATGCTATGGCTGGTTATAATCTATCTAATATTTTGGCAAATTATGGTATCTTTATAGCTACTTGGCTGGGTTCTTCATCAGCTACGACTTATGCGGCTTTTTCTGTCGAAGGAAAAAATGCTTGGATACCCTACACAGCTCCCTTGTCCACCTTGGACATAGCCCTGCCCAAAATTTTTATGTCCCTTAGCATATCAATCCTTCCTCTTGTAATCTTTATAAGTGGTTTGATAGTAAAGTTTAAGGTGCCATATAAACTACTTCCCTTTTATATCCTCTTGCCTTTATCTTTTATGCTTTTAAATACACTTTTCTCAGCTATTTTGGATTTTAAATTTGCAAAATACGACTGGATAAATGTTACAGAAATTGTCAAGCAAAGATTTGCCATGATCTTATCCCTGCTTGCCACAATAATCCCCGCAGCAATAGGTATTGGCATATACTATTGTACTAAGAGTTTATTTGCAACTATGTTTGGTCTAGCTCTTGTCATCATCTTGGCAGATATAGTATGCTTTTTATATATCAAGAGATATAAAATATACACAAATTGAGGTCTCATATGAAACAAATTTTGATAAAAACTACCTTGGCAAGCCTTGTTTTGAATTTTTTAATAATTTTAATCTTCTACTCAAAGTTACCCGCTCAAATAGCAGTCCACTTTGATGATGCGGGAAATCCTAATGGCTATCTAAGACCAAGTATCTATCTATTAGTCATCCCATTTTTGGCAGGGATTGTAAATATTGCAGCAGTTTATAGACTAAAACGTCTTTTTGCCTTTACAAATACTTATTTCTATTACATCGCACCCCTAATCACCCTTGGCTTACATGCAGTTATTTTATATAGAACTCTAAAATAAGAAAAGACCTCCCAAAGTTGGAGGTCTTTTTTTATGTAATTTTTAAAATTTTTCTATTTATTTTAAACTGATTGTAACATTTTTTTATCCTTCTTGTTTTATAATTAGCCTTATGAAAAAAATATCTTTACTTATAATTTTAACTTTATTTCTATTCGCATGCAAAAAGTTTGAAGCAAAGTTTTCCAATTTAGGAGATGAAGGAGTACAAGGAGAGCTTGAAGAGCTTTTTAAGGCTAATAAAATCGACAATTTTGATGTGATAATTAATAATTTAAAAAATTTTAACTCGACAAATGAAGAGGCTATAGTAAAGGGTTGGGAAGACCTAAAAATGGGTCCAACAGACCCTTATAAGTACAATGAGGACTACTCTGAAAAATCTAGCAAGTTAAATTGTAGAGAGGTCGCAGCTCTTGGTATTTTAAATTCAATAGACATAAAAGAAGCCGATGTAAAAGGATCTTATCTGATGTTTGATAAGGAAGATTTAGAAACTTGTGCAGAGCTAAAAAATGTAAACAAGAGAAAATTTTATGCTCTTTTTAATGAAATAGAAGTGCCAGATACAATAAAAGATCCAAAAGCTGTGAAAGAATATTTACAGGAAGCTTTGGATAAAAAAAATATAGTCTACAAAAATGGCCAAGTAAAATTGATGCTTGCCTACCTTCACGACAAGGATAGCAAGTCCCTATTTGTAGGTCATGCAGGTCTTCTTTTTAAAAAAGGAAAGGACTATTACTTCTTTGAAAAGTTGTCATCCTACGAGCCCTACCAACTTAGCAAGGTGCGGGGCGAAGATGAGGTGGCTGAGCTTTTTTTATCCAGATATGACCTAAACGATGAGCTCGGCAAACCCTATGTGACTGTAAATGGTATTGTAAAATAACAAAACCAAGTCTTTAATGGACTTGGTTTTGTTATTTGTGATATGGATGGTTATTTATAATCCTAAATGCTCTATAAATTTGTTCTACAAGAATCAATCTCATAAGACCATGGGGGAAGGTCATATCTGAAAAAGATATGTCCGAGTTTGCCTTTTGATTTATTTTTTCATGAAGCCCTGTGGAGCCGCCTATTATAAAATCTATGGAGGACTTGCCTCCTAGCTGAATAGCTTTTATTTTTTTGGCAAATTCAACCGAGTTATATTTTTTTCCTCTTATATCTAGGGCCATTACATAAGAATCCTTAGAGAGTTTTTCCAAAATCCTGTCAGCTTCTTTTGCTCTTACCTCTAGTTCTTGCAAAGTGCTGTAATTTTCTGGGCAAGGCTCGTCTGCTACTTCAACCACTTCTAATTCGCTATAAGGAGTCAATCTCTTTTTAAATTCTTCAATTCCGTCTTTTATATATTGGTCTTTTATTTTTCCAACACATATTATTATTATTTTCATAAAATCTCACCTTTTGGAATATATATTCTTACAATTATTTTACCACCTGTCTTACATTTTATGGTATAAATTATCTAGAGGTGAATAATGGCTAGTATTTATACACACAATAGATTCGGCATAGAAATTATTAAGAGTCTAAATGATAATTTAAGGTCAATTGCAAATACTTACAGGGATCTTTTTTTATTTGGAAACCAAGGGCCGGATCTTTACTTTTTCAATGTTTTGGAAGGGATGAAAAAAGACGCCCCCGGCACCTATATTCATGATAGACCGGGTAAAGATTTTATAGCAAAGAATAAAAATTTATTAAAAGACAAGGGTCTTGATTCTCCATACGGAGCTTATATGATGGGTTCTATCTGCCATTTTATTTTGGATTCTCACATCCATCCTTATGTCAACGCCCTTATAAAGGGTGATTACTCCCATCTTGATATAGAATCAGAACTGGATAGGTACTATATGCTAAAAGATGGTCTTGATCCTTTTAAATTCGATCTGGACAAGCTTTTACCTGCAAACTCTTTGGCAAAATATGTCTTTTCCTTTTACGATGGCTATCCCCATGTGACTTTGAAGTCTACAGAAAAAGCAATCGCCAATTTTAAAAGAATAAAAAGAATTTTTAAGCCAACAAGCCTTGCAAAGGAAAAATTCTTTCTGACTTTACTTAAACTTGCTGGCCTTAGTATGTTTAATGGTCAAGTTTTAAGACAAGTCCCCTTTGAAGAAGCTAGTAATAGCAATGAGATTTTGACAAAAATATTTGACAATACACTCTTAGAAGCACCATCACTTTTAAAAAATGCTCTGGACTTTATCTTCCATGACAAGACCTTGGATGATAAGTTCAATTTAAATTATAACGGAGTTAAAATATGAAAGAAAAATTGACCTCACTTGAAAAAAAGTGGATTATGTACGATGTAGGTAATTCCGCCTTTATACTTTTAGCTACCACAGTTATCCCCATAGTCTTTAAAGCCTTGGCAAAGGGGAAACTTTCCGACTCCACTTATCTTGCCTACTGGGGTTATGCTGTTAGTATATCCACTATAATCGTTGCCCTACTTGGTCCTAGTCTGGGTTCCATAGCCGATAGACGTAAAAAGAAAAAGGCAATTTTTTCCGTCTTTGTCTTTCTCGGTCTTTTGGGTTGCTTTTTGCTTCCATTTTCAAAGTCTTGGTTACTTTTCTTGGGACTTTATGTGCTTGCCAAGGTAGGCTTCAATGGCTCACTCGTCTTTTATGACTCCATGCTTACCGATATAACTTCAGAAGATAGGATGGACAAGGTTTCTTCTCTGGGATATGCCTGGGGCTATATAGGATCTTGTATTCCCTTTGTGATCTCCATAGCCGCTTTAAGTCTCTTCCCAAAATTTGGACTAAAGCTTTCCTATGCAATAGTATTTTCCTTTCTTCTTACTGGAATCTGGTGGCTTATTTTTACTATGCCCCTTTTCAAATCTTATGAGCAAAAGTATTTTGAAGAAAGCGTCCACATAAATGTCTTTAAAAATCTAAAAAGCACAATAAAAGAGATCCTACTTAACAAACAAATTTTATATTTTCTCATCTCCTTCTTTTTCTATATAGACGGAGTCTACACAATTATAAACATGGCAACAGCTTACGGTTCCTCCCTTGGTCTGTCCTCAAACGGACTTATGATTGCGCTTTTAGTTACACAACTGGTAGCCTTTCCCTGTGCAATCTTTTTCGGTAGGATTTCCAAGCGCAAAAAGACCTCATCTCTTTTGAAGATATGTATCCTTGCCTATACCTTAATTGCGCTTTATGCCATTCAGCTGGATAAATTATATGAATTTTGGGTGTTGGCAGTCGGTGTCGGCATGTTTCAAGGTGCCATCCAAGCCCTTTCAAGATCTTATTATGCTAAGATTATTCCAAAGGAGAAATCTGGCGAATACTTCGGTATTATGGATATCTTTGGCAAGGGAGCATCTGTTATCGGCACTCTTCTTGTAAGTCTTATATCGCATCTCACAGGAGATCAAAACAAGGGCATCTTTGCCATAGCTGCCCTTTTTATCTTTGGCTATATAAGTTTTTGTTATGCAGCTAAAGAAAATAAGGAAATATAAAAAATACCCTCTTTACTAGTTTATCCAGTAAGGAGGGTGTTTTTATACATTTAATTTTATTTTTGATTCGTAAATATGTCGCCCCTATTTTCTTTTTTAGATTTTTTTGATGCATTTTCATCTTCAAGTCTTGCATCTATAAGACCCATCTGTTCTATCGCCCTATCTAGTCCTTTGGCTATGGCATCTAGGGTCTTTAGAAAGTTTTCTTTGCCTCTTCCAAAATCATAAGATCTCACTGTTAGTGGTTTAGAAGTTTTTAAATAGTCTTCCGCCGGTATATAAAAGTCTGGTCTTATGCCCGTTATTAGAAAATTTTTAGGCCCAGTGCTTTTCTTTATGCTTTTTTTGAAATTATTAGCTTCTCTTTCTAAAAATTCAATCGATGTTTTCACTTGACCATGAAAGTTGTTAGCTTGTAATTTTTTTTCTATTTGATCCTTTATAAGCACAAGATTAGAAGACAAAAGATAGACCTTGTCGTAGGCATCCATATCAAAACTAAAGAGGTCTTCTAAGATTTTATCTATTATATTTCCTTGAAAAATGCCATCTTCTACTGCATTTGCCAAAAGAGTCGCATCAAGCAAGTCATCTTTTTTTATAATAAGTCCCTTGTAAGATAATCTGTCTTTGAAATTTCTGCTAGATAAATACAAATTTTTGCCAGACTTAGCATCTTCTATAAAAGACTCTATGCCAAGAGTCACTTCATCTAAAATCCCATAAGCTTGAAATGCCAAATCAAAATCAGAAATCAAAACTTGCTTATAAGAAGCTTTAAAAAGTTCATCCCACCTCGCAAGCAAAAAATCTAGATCCTTATAGTTTCCAAATCTGGAGCCTTCATTATCCACATAAAAATCAAAATATTCATTTATATTTTCTCTTACAAATTTTTCATTTGCCAAGATTCCAAGAGAGGAATCTAAAATCGCAATTTTATTATTTTTCATATCTCATCTATTGTCCTTGTCTTGAAGACAAGCTTATAATCCCTTTTCAGATCCGTGTAGGCTGCATTTAAGCTCACTTCATCTTCATATATTCCAAACACTGTGGGCCCAGACCCTGACAAGAGGCTTATTCCTTTATAAGCCCTCATTCTCTCCTTTATCTGTGACAAATCCGGGTGCATCCTCAATACATAAGTTTCCAAATCATTTGCCATTGATTCTTTTAGAAGTTTAAAATCTCTATTTAAAAGGGCCTTTTCCAAATCATCCATGCGGCTTTTCTCAAATACACCTTCTAAATTTTCATAGGCACTTTTAGTGGAGACCTCATATCCCGGATTTAATAAAAGGATATTAAAGTTTGGGTTTTTTAATTTTTTAAGCCTTTCTCCTATGCCACCTGCCCTATAAGTTCCTGTGTAAATACAAAAAGGCAAATCTGCTCCAATTCCTTTTAAGATATCTGCCATATCAGATTTAGAAAGTTCAAGGCCATACATTTCATTTAGCCCTCTTATTGCCATAGCTGCATCGCTGCTGCCCCCGGCAAGACCAGCTGCCATAGGAATCTTTTTATTTATCTTTATTCTCACACCAAGATTTTTATTTAATTTAAGGCAAACTTTTTTCCAGGCCTTGTAAATTAAGTTGTCCTCAAGAGATAAGTTATCCATACCACTTAGCTCAATGTCAGCATCTTTTTTCTCTAGCCAAAGCTCGTCATACAGGTCCAAGGATTGCATAATTGTGTCTATGTTGTGGTAGCCATCCGATCTCTTATTTACAATTTTCAAGCCAAAGTTTACCTTGGCAGGAGCAAAAATTTTCATACAATCACCTAAGTAGATTATATATAATAAATCGCAATAAAAAAAGAAGGCTTAGCCTTCTTATATTTATGCTTCTTCTTTATGCTTCTTCTAAAATTGTCAACACTACTGTATGGGTCAGCACATCTGAGTAAGTGAAAGAGGTCTTTCTCGGTCTTTCTTCTCTGCTTTCTACATTCACTACAAAAAGTGACGGATAAACTGCTTCCAGCACACCCCTTTTTGTAATAATTTTCTTCCTTCCCTTGTCAGCCTTTATAATGACTCTCTTTCCAAGGTTATCCCTTAGCTCACGTCTTATAGCTTCCACCTGATTCACAGAATCACCCTTCCTACCATGAGATTTATATTTATTATAGCACAAGTAGGAAAATTTTGCAAAAACGCACAATATTTTAAGGTATATTCAAAATGTTGTCAATAGAATTTTTGCAAAATATTGAGAATTTAATTAAATCGTCATAAAATTCGCCCTCATAGAATTTTAAACTATGAGTTTTTTAAGTCATAATTTAAAAGTCACATAAGGGGTATGCTCATACAATATATCAAGAGAAAACACTCGATGGCAATAAAATAATTTTCATATTTCTCAGGGTTTTTGCTGAAAAAAAGTCTTTTTATAGTATTTGTTGCCATCCAAATAAAAATCGCAATCCAGACCTTTTCTTTGTATAGAAATTCCATCTTTAGGTTCATTAAATATATGCCCAAACTTATAAGAGCACAAATCGCAAAGGCATTTGATATGTAGGATAGGATCTTGTTTTTATATTTTTTTGAAAAATCATCTACCAGTGTTCCCAAAATTAGAAAAAATGCCATTATTAAGTAGACATAGCCATAAATATTTGCCATATAAACTCCTTTTTATTTTATATTGCTATGATAGCATATGTGACTATTGGTTACTATTTAAACTTTCATCCACTTTTAGCATCCCAAATATGACTTATAATTTTTTAAAATTTTTAGCATTTAAAAAGGCCCTCAAGAGAAGATTTTAGTCCATGCTTTTACTTTAAAATCTATCTGCTTGCGAGCCTTTTATCTTATATTTTCTTATTTTATGTTTTTATCTTACAAGATCAGTCTAAAGATAAGTGTCCTATGTCTTTTCTGTAAAAAAGATTTTCGCATTTTATCTTTTCTATGTCCTTGTAGGCCTTGGCTCTAGCTTCTTCTAAACTGTTGCCTTCTGCGCAGACTATAAGCACTCTGCCACCATTTGTTAATAATTTTGAATCTCTTATTTTTGTTCCCATGTGAAAAACTTTTGATTCTACTTGATCAAGACCTGAAATTTCAAAACCCTTGGCATAAGACTCTGGATATCCCTTAGATGCCATGACTACACCTATATAAGATTTATCATCCCATTGCAAATCAAAGTCTTCTCCATCTATTACCTTGTTTGCTAAATCATAAAGACTTGATTTAAGTGATAACAATAAAACTTCTGTTTCAGGATCTCCAAAGCGAACATTGTATTCTATTGTCTTGATTCCATCTTTAGTCTTCATAAGTCCGGCAAAAAGCACACCCTTGAAGGGTCTTTTTTCTTTTATCATGGCCTTGGCTGTGGGTCTTATAATATTTTCAATCGCCTCGTCTATATCTTTTTTGCTTATGTGCTTAATTGGCATATAAGCTCCCATGCCACCAGTATTTAAGCCTTTGTCATTGTCGTAGGCCCTTTTGTGGTCTTGCACAATCTTCATCGGGGCAATTTTTTCTCCTGATACAAATGCCAAAAGTGAAAACTCTTCCCCTTCTAAAAATTCTTCTATCACGACCTTGGAACCAGCCTCGTCAAATTTTTTATCAAGCATAATCTCTTTTAAAGCAAGCTTTGCCTCATCAAGATTATTTGAAATCAAAACGCCTTTGCCTGCAGCTATGCCATCAGCCTTTATGACTGTTGGAAAGGATGTATTTTCCACATATGAAAGAGCCTTCTTGTAGTCTGTAAAAGTTTCGTATTTTGCAGTAGGTATATTGTATTTTTTCATAAAATCTTTTGCAAAAGACTTACTCGCTTCTAATATGGCAGCATTTTTTCTCGCTCCGAAAGCCCTTATGCCATTTTCTTCTAAAAGGTCTACTATGCCATCTACTAGATAGGCTTCAGGGCCAACAAAAACAAGGTCAATTTTCTCTTCTTTGCAAAAATTTACAATTTCATTTTTTTCTAAATTGACACATTTTCCAAAACTAGCAAGGCCGGGATTTTCACCGAGCATAAATATTTCATGGCCTTCTCTATATAACTTATCTGCAATGGCATGCTCTCTCCCACCATTGCCTAAAACTAAAACCCTACCCATTAGTGTTTAAAATGGCGCATGCCTGTAAATACCATGGCGATGTTGTGACGGTTGCACGCATCTATTGACTCTTGATCTCTAATTGAGCCACCAGGTTGGATTACACTCGATATTTTGTACTTGCTTGCAAGCTCAACACTGTCAGAATATGGGAAGAAAGCATCAGATGCAAGCACTGCTCCCTCGGCCTTGGCACCCGCTTGTTCGAAGGCAATCTTACATGAACCGACCCTGTTCATTTGTCCTGCCCCCACTCCTAGAGTTTGGCCATTTTTAACTACAACAACAGCGTTTGATTTGATGTGCTTTACTATCTTGTAACCAAATTCCATATCCTTTATTTCTGCCTCGTTTGGTTTTTTTTCGGTTATTACTTCAAACTTGTCGTACAATTTGTCATCATAATCTTGTACCAGAATGCCACCTCTTACAGATTTTATAAGCAGGGGTTCTTTGTCTATTTTTTTAGGTATTTTATATATTCTTAGATTTTTCTTTTCTTTTAAAATTTCTAGAGCCTCTTCTTCATAGTCTTCTGCCAAAATAATTTCAAGGAAAATTTCGTGCATTTTTTCAGCAGTTTTTTTGTCTATCTTGCCATTTATTGCAACTATGCCGCCAAAAATTGAAACTGGATCTGCTTCATAGGCTCTAGTATAGGCTTCGTAGACATCTTTCCCAAGGGCAACTCCACAAGGATTCATATGCTTTAGAGCTACGCAAACTGTTTGATCGAATTCTTGAAGGATATCAAGAGCTGCCGATGCATCTTGGATGTTATTATAGGACATCTTTTTGCCATGAAGTTGGATGGCATCTTGCATTGCATAAGAAACTTTTTCGTCTGAAATATAGTGTCTTGCTTTTTGGTGTGGGTTTTCGCCATATCTCAATTCATCTTTTAATTTGAAATGTAGACTTAAATCTGTATCTTCTATGCCTATTTTTTTCTCAAAATACTTGGCAATCATAGCGTCATATTCAGAAGTTTTTTTGAATACTTTAAAAGCTAGTCTTTGTCTTGTTTCAAGCGAAGTGTCCTTATTTTCTCTAAGCTCTTTAAGGACTTTTTCATAATCCTTTATATCTGTTACTACTGTTACAAATTTATAATTTTTTGCAGCTGACCTTAGCATAGACGGACCGCCGATATCTATATTTTCTATAATTTCCTCATCGCTAACACCAGCTTTTTTTAGAGTTTCAAAAAATGGATATAAGTTTACGCAAATCAAATCAATGTAGTCTATGTTATTGTCTTTTAATTCTTTTTGGTGACTTTTTTGATCTCTTTTAGCTAAAAGCCCACCATGCACCTTGGGATGTAGAGTTTTTACTCTGCCTTCTAGTATTTCAGAAAATCCTGTGTAATCTGCTATGTCCATGCAGGCTATGCCTTTATCCTTCAAATATTTCAAGGTGCCACCCGTAGATATGATTTCAAATCCGTTTTCTATAAGTCCTCTTGCAAACTCATCTACTCCCGTCTTGTCGCTCACACTTATTAAAGCCTTTCTCATAATTCCTCCCTCAAAATTTTCGCTGCAGTCTTTGTATATAATTTGTGCTCCAGCTTGTGAATCTCTTCTGTCACTTCATCCAAGGATTTGTCATAATCAACCCTTAGCTTGTCCTGAATTATTATCTTGCCCCCATCAACTTCTTCATTTACAAAATGTATGCTCACTCCAATGTATTCTTCCCCTGCCTCATAGGCTCTTTTTATAGAATCCTTGCCCTTATAAAGAGGCAGCAGAGAAGGGTGGATATTAATGACTTTTCCAGAAAAATTTTCCAAAAAATAAGGAGATAAAATCCTCATATAGCCAGCCAAAAAAATGTAATCCACATCTACTAGATGATCTAAAAATTCTTTCTCATAGTCTTCTTTTGAAGCATAGTCCTTAGGATTTAGAGTAAACACATTTATGTTTCTTTTCTTCGCCCTTTCTATGACCTTAGCCTTAGGATTGTCACAGATTAAAATTTTTATCTCTGCTAATTTTCTAATCTCTTTATCATCGGCTAGAGCCTCGAAGTTTGTCCCATTACCGCTTGCAAATACGGCTATATTTTTCATACAAGACTTATCCTTTCTCCATCCACAACTTCTCCCAATAAAAAGCTATCAGATATTAAGTCTAAAACTTTTTGCTCATCCTCTTTTTCTACTATGATTGCAAGTCCAACTCCCATATTAAAAACTTGATACATTTCTAAATCTGGTATTTGTCCCTTTTCTTGAATGAATCTAAAAATAGATGGTACTTGGTAGGAGTCCTTATAGATTTTCATTCCAAGACCTTTTTTGAGGGCCCGAGGTAAATTTTCAAAAAATCCTCCACCTGTTATATGGGAAATGCCAGATATTTTGACATTTTCTAGAAGTGTCAGGACTTCTTTTGCATAAATTCTTGTAGGTTTCAAAAGGGCCTCTCCAATGGTAGTGTCCTCAAACTTATCATCAAGAGAAATGTTATTGTCTTTTATAACTTTTCTTATAAGAGAAAATCCATTTGAATGAAAACCTGTTGAGGGTAGGCCTATTACAACTTGCCCCGCTCTTGTATTTTTAGTGTCTATTAGCAGTTCCTTTTCCTGCGCTCCAACAGCAAAGCCTGCTATGTCATATTCTCCCTCTTTATAAAAGCCCGGCATCTCTGCAGTTTCTCCTCCTATCAAAGAAGCTCCAGCTTGTCTGCAACCATCGGCTACGCCTTTAACTATTTCTTCTATTTGCTCGGGATTATTTTTGCCGACAGCTATATAGTCTAAAAAGAAAAGTGGAATCGCCCCTTGAGCCAAGATGTCATTTACACACATTGCCACAACATCAATGCCAACTGTATCGTGCTTGTCCATTTCAAATGCAAGTTTTAGTTTTGTTCCAACT
Encoded proteins:
- the purN gene encoding phosphoribosylglycinamide formyltransferase; this encodes MKNIAVFASGNGTNFEALADDKEIRKLAEIKILICDNPKAKVIERAKKRNINVFTLNPKDYASKEDYEKEFLDHLVDVDYIFLAGYMRILSPYFLENFSGKVINIHPSLLPLYKGKDSIKRAYEAGEEYIGVSIHFVNEEVDGGKIIIQDKLRVDYDKSLDEVTEEIHKLEHKLYTKTAAKILREEL
- the purH gene encoding bifunctional phosphoribosylaminoimidazolecarboxamide formyltransferase/IMP cyclohydrolase; the protein is MRKALISVSDKTGVDEFARGLIENGFEIISTGGTLKYLKDKGIACMDIADYTGFSEILEGRVKTLHPKVHGGLLAKRDQKSHQKELKDNNIDYIDLICVNLYPFFETLKKAGVSDEEIIENIDIGGPSMLRSAAKNYKFVTVVTDIKDYEKVLKELRENKDTSLETRQRLAFKVFKKTSEYDAMIAKYFEKKIGIEDTDLSLHFKLKDELRYGENPHQKARHYISDEKVSYAMQDAIQLHGKKMSYNNIQDASAALDILQEFDQTVCVALKHMNPCGVALGKDVYEAYTRAYEADPVSIFGGIVAINGKIDKKTAEKMHEIFLEIILAEDYEEEALEILKEKKNLRIYKIPKKIDKEPLLIKSVRGGILVQDYDDKLYDKFEVITEKKPNEAEIKDMEFGYKIVKHIKSNAVVVVKNGQTLGVGAGQMNRVGSCKIAFEQAGAKAEGAVLASDAFFPYSDSVELASKYKISSVIQPGGSIRDQESIDACNRHNIAMVFTGMRHFKH
- the purM gene encoding phosphoribosylformylglycinamidine cyclo-ligase — protein: MSEKYKEAGVSLNKGYEVVERIKKHVNTTRNKGMMDMIGSFGGAFDLGAYNFKNPVLVSGTDGVGTKLKLAFEMDKHDTVGIDVVAMCVNDILAQGAIPLFFLDYIAVGKNNPEQIEEIVKGVADGCRQAGASLIGGETAEMPGFYKEGEYDIAGFAVGAQEKELLIDTKNTRAGQVVIGLPSTGFHSNGFSLIRKVIKDNNISLDDKFEDTTIGEALLKPTRIYAKEVLTLLENVKISGISHITGGGFFENLPRALKKGLGMKIYKDSYQVPSIFRFIQEKGQIPDLEMYQVFNMGVGLAIIVEKEDEQKVLDLISDSFLLGEVVDGERISLV